From Pseudomonas sp. FP2335, the proteins below share one genomic window:
- a CDS encoding mannuronate-specific alginate lyase, which translates to MQKLLIPTLLGLAMFAGSVNAAAPLRPPQGYFAPIEAFKTGDFKENCDTMPAPYTGPLQFRSKYEGSDKARSTLNVQSEKAFRDSTADITKLEKDTSKRVMQFMRDGRPEQLECTLNWLVSWAKADALMSKDFNHTGKSMRKWALGSMASAYVRLKFSDSHPLANHQQESQLIEAWFNKLADQVVSDWDNLPLEKTNNHSYWAAWSVMATSIATNRRDLFDWAVKEYKVGVNQVDDQGFLPNELKRQQRALSYHNYALPPLSMIASFALVNGVDLRQENNSALKRLGEKVLAGVKDPDIFEQKNGKQQDMKDLKQDMKYAWLEPFCNLYTCAPDVIERKHGMQPFKTFRLGGDLTKVYDPAHEKGNKGS; encoded by the coding sequence ATGCAGAAGTTATTGATCCCTACGTTACTCGGCCTGGCGATGTTTGCAGGCTCGGTCAACGCCGCCGCGCCCCTGCGTCCGCCCCAGGGCTACTTCGCACCGATCGAGGCGTTCAAGACCGGCGACTTCAAGGAAAACTGCGACACCATGCCGGCGCCGTACACCGGGCCGTTGCAGTTTCGCAGCAAGTACGAAGGCTCGGACAAAGCCCGTTCCACCCTGAACGTGCAGTCGGAAAAAGCCTTCCGTGACAGCACTGCCGACATCACCAAGCTGGAAAAAGACACCAGCAAGCGCGTGATGCAGTTCATGCGTGACGGTCGCCCCGAACAGCTCGAATGCACCCTGAACTGGCTGGTGTCGTGGGCCAAGGCCGATGCATTGATGTCCAAGGACTTCAACCACACCGGCAAGTCCATGCGCAAATGGGCACTGGGCAGCATGGCCTCGGCCTATGTGCGCCTGAAGTTCTCCGACTCGCACCCGTTGGCCAATCACCAGCAGGAATCCCAACTGATCGAAGCCTGGTTCAACAAGCTTGCCGATCAAGTGGTCAGCGACTGGGACAACCTGCCGCTGGAAAAAACCAACAACCACTCCTACTGGGCCGCCTGGTCGGTGATGGCAACGTCCATCGCCACCAACCGTCGCGACCTGTTTGATTGGGCAGTGAAGGAATACAAGGTCGGCGTGAACCAGGTCGATGACCAGGGCTTTTTGCCGAATGAATTGAAGCGCCAGCAACGTGCCCTGTCGTACCACAACTACGCGCTGCCGCCGCTGTCGATGATCGCCAGTTTTGCGTTGGTCAACGGTGTCGATCTGCGCCAGGAAAACAACAGCGCGCTCAAGCGCCTGGGTGAAAAAGTCCTGGCCGGGGTGAAAGACCCGGACATCTTCGAGCAGAAGAACGGCAAGCAGCAGGACATGAAGGACCTCAAGCAAGACATGAAATATGCCTGGCTTGAGCCGTTCTGCAACCTCTACACCTGCGCCCCCGATGTGATCGAGCGCAAGCACGGCATGCAGCCATTCAAGACATTCCGCCTGGGGGGTGACCTGACCAAGGTCTACGACCCGGCGCATGAAAAAGGCAACAAAGGTTCCTGA
- a CDS encoding alginate O-acetyltransferase, producing MHPHMIKLLSLSGLTLGLLAASQGVRADDVQAPKFTAEPCCSLCPAAHDAKNYTTRYQQNFTTLVQAQGDWLFRTQEDLRTEFDTSPAGYKRMQQLHDAFKAKGVELVVVYQPTRGLVNRNKLNPEEKAKFDFDKALSNYKTMLGRFAKMGYVVPDLSPLTNEQLPDELPAHDFYFRGDQHWTPYGAQRTAKIVGAKVRAMPEFADIPKREFETTRSGRMGKTGTLHNMAGQLCGTSYAVQYMDQFTTEPKGEAGDGDLFGDSGNPQITLVGTSHSGKNYNFAGFLEQEIGADILNVAFPGGGLEGSMIQYLGSDEFQKSPPKILIWEFSPLYRLDQETIYRQMMSLLDNGCEGKPAQMSASTSLKPGKNELMVNSSNKDLRNANHQVDIRFADPSVKTLQATLWYMNGRHEDIKIEKPDTSDTDGRFAFELRTDEDWAAQNLLAVEVQGPEAGQAAQKVEAKICTRNVFPSGGQKTASLGQ from the coding sequence TGCCCGGCGGCGCATGACGCAAAGAACTACACCACCCGTTACCAGCAGAACTTCACCACCCTGGTACAAGCCCAGGGCGACTGGTTGTTCCGCACCCAGGAAGACCTGCGCACCGAATTCGACACCAGCCCCGCTGGCTACAAACGCATGCAGCAACTGCACGATGCGTTCAAGGCCAAGGGCGTGGAACTGGTGGTGGTCTACCAGCCGACCCGTGGCCTGGTGAACCGCAACAAGCTCAACCCCGAAGAGAAAGCCAAGTTCGACTTCGACAAGGCCCTGAGCAACTACAAGACCATGCTCGGCCGTTTCGCCAAGATGGGTTATGTGGTGCCGGACCTGTCGCCATTGACCAATGAGCAGCTGCCGGATGAGCTGCCGGCCCACGATTTCTACTTCCGCGGCGACCAACACTGGACGCCATACGGCGCCCAGCGCACGGCGAAAATCGTTGGCGCCAAAGTGCGCGCGATGCCTGAGTTCGCCGACATTCCCAAGCGCGAATTCGAAACCACCCGCTCCGGGCGCATGGGCAAGACCGGCACCCTGCACAACATGGCCGGGCAACTGTGCGGCACCAGCTACGCGGTCCAGTACATGGACCAGTTCACCACCGAGCCCAAGGGCGAAGCGGGCGACGGCGACCTGTTCGGCGATTCGGGCAACCCGCAGATCACCCTGGTGGGCACCAGCCACAGCGGCAAGAACTACAACTTCGCCGGCTTCCTGGAGCAGGAAATCGGTGCCGATATTCTCAACGTCGCCTTCCCTGGCGGCGGCCTGGAAGGTTCGATGATCCAGTACCTGGGCAGCGATGAATTCCAGAAGAGCCCGCCGAAAATCCTCATCTGGGAGTTCTCGCCGCTGTACCGCCTGGACCAGGAGACCATCTACCGCCAGATGATGTCGCTGCTCGACAACGGCTGCGAAGGCAAGCCGGCACAGATGAGCGCCAGCACGTCGTTGAAGCCCGGCAAGAACGAATTGATGGTCAACAGTTCGAACAAAGACCTGCGTAACGCCAATCACCAGGTTGATATCCGCTTTGCCGACCCGTCGGTGAAAACCCTGCAAGCCACCCTCTGGTACATGAACGGGCGCCACGAGGACATCAAGATCGAGAAACCCGACACATCCGATACAGACGGGCGTTTCGCCTTTGAACTGCGCACCGATGAAGACTGGGCCGCGCAGAACCTGCTGGCCGTGGAAGTGCAAGGCCCCGAGGCGGGCCAGGCCGCGCAGAAGGTTGAAGCGAAAATTTGCACACGCAACGTATTCCCAAGCGGCGGTCAGAAGACCGCCTCCCTCGGGCAATGA